ATTAACATATTATTTCTAAACCATTAATACATCTCATTTTAAGCCCTTTATAaagggtgatgatgatgatgatgatgatgatgatgaataattttatttcagttaacataaatgaaagaaacaatTTTTTCCCACAATTTGCCACCATAGTTAATTTGGCTTATTTTTGTCTATCCTATCCCATAATCCCTATAGAATCACCCAGAAATCcaacaaaactaaatgaaaccaAATACTTGAGTATAATCCtagtaatacattttacaatttaCATTTTGTTCAAATTACTTCATAACCGTTAATTAATTtagattttaaagcttttttgaaACTAAACAAAGAAGTACACATTTTCAATTTATCATTAAGTTCATTCCATAATTGAACCTCCAAAACTGAAACACATCAATATTTAACATTAGAAGGTGGTACCGTTGGGAGCTACTCACTAGCCAGTGTGGGATTCAATTGAGTACAGGAAGCTTCGGCTCCCGTCTTTGGCACAAATGAGGCGGATTCCATTCAGAGCGGTGTCATCCGCCGCATACTGGTTAGACTCCACCTGAGGAAACAGAAAACAGTTCCCAGGACAGCTATCGTCAAATCAACTTATGTTATGTTATTCTGGTGAAGTAGCTGCCAAATCTGAAAGTGCATACCAGGTGAAAGCGTAGATTGTTTTTAGCGTTTGCAGTCTATGCGGAGAAATGGGGGTTAGTATCTCAGTGACAATGGTTTTGCATGcaggtttacacacacataaaggatTATTTTTCAGTGCAGTTTTCTTAGGTCTGTCAAgattattttctcttttgttgCTACTTTTAAACAGATATTTCCCGCCACTCTAAAGGAAAGGGTTTGCATTTTTTCACATCTATCTTAAAACTACTACTCACATGCAGCCCATTAATTGCAGACCTGTAATTGTTCCTACTCTCCTTGTTGGCTGTGAAGTCATCTCTTCCTAACTCAACTCCAATATAAGATGGGAGACGAGATTGGTGTCTCTTTCAAAGTCTATTCAGTACGAATTCCCTGTTGGTGTTGTTGCTGAGCTGCAATGGAAGAGTAGTAACACAACGAGGGGAATTTTGAACTCCAAACATTGCAACTTTGGAAGATACTCATTTGATTTGACTACCTCAAACTGCTGAAGCCTCATTAGCTTCGGGTGAATTTAGGAATGCATTTTTGCGTAGAATGAGGACTGAGAAGTTTGTCCTTCATCTTTTACGTTAAAATCACGTTAgcaaaagagaggaggaaaaattACAGCAACCAAAAAACGGTTTTCATTTACATGAACCTATGCCTTCTAGCTTCTCCACAAGGATATatgtacatattatatatacatataatattgAAATGATATTCCTTTTCTAATCTGTAAAACTGTAATGCGTTTATTCAGCTTTAGCAAACAGTTCTCATCATCAGCAtcttctgtttcttttcttaTCTTCAGGATAAGAACTGCAGCCATCTGACTGGTATTTATTTTGACCAGGACAGATGTTTCAAATCAAGGCAATCAACTTGAGGCCAATGGAGGGGGCCATCACCTGATCCCCATTATCAAGAAAACAAGCACAAATCAGATGGCAACAGTCAAAATACGAAACATCCTACATTCAAGCCAGGGAAAGAATTCTGAAAACACAAATCTATATCTACACAAATAAAGCTTTAATTTGatattaaagttaaaaaaaaaatacatttacaatataaaaaaaagatgaggCAAAAGTTACCAAATAGAAAAACCCTGGTATATTAACCAGACAAACcccagtggtgaaagaagtattgagatcctttacttaagtaaaagtacaaataccacactgtacacattctctgttacaagtaagtaagtaagtcctgcattgaaaatgttacctaagtaaaagtgtgtaagtatcatcaagaaaatgcacttaaagtgttaaaaaaaacacattttagaaactggaaacaatgaaaacagttctgtcaatcaagtaAGTGTTTAATTGGCAAATCATTTTAGCTGTACTTGTAAGCCTGTATATTGTTATGTAgttacatttataataaaacattgtatatcATAAACTACATGCGTTTTGTgtacaaaaatcttaatttataaagtaactattaactaaagttgtcagatgaatgtagtggagtaagaagtacaatatttccctctgaaatgtagtggagtagaagtagaaagtgccatgaaaagaaaagacttcaagtacaagtaggctacctcaaatacagtacttgagtaaatgtacttacagtagttacattccaccgctgacAAAGCCGATATATGTAAATAGAAAAATATCATCTACATTAATCTCAGAGATTCAGCGATTTGATTGCCTTGATTTGTAGCACCTGTCCTGACTAGTACAAATGCTGGTCAGATTAGTGTTTACAAGTAGAAATAAATGCATTAGcgttactgtatgtatgtgtgactttcctttctttgtttctttcattctccctctttcttttttaggCTATCTGCCTGTTGCATGTGTTGTGTCCCTCcgtttttttctttaccttgCCATATAAAATAGAACATTTATATGTGAGAGAGTCAGTGTCTTTACCCTAACACTGAAGCCAACAGCGAAGAACTTTTCAGGACACATCTCGGGCCAGGTCCAGTTTCCAAACTGCTCTCCGTTGTTCACAGTAAGCAGAGAACTGTACTGTCTGCTGTTAAAGGCCACACCAGCTCGCTGCAGAAAGGTTTTCTCCTCACATAACCCACTGGACAACACCGCCAGCATGGCCACAACGGTGAAAAGACTTGCCATATTGACAGCAATCAGGCAGTGTCTCACTCTGAAATGCCAACAAACAAGTACCGGGGGTTCAGGCTCAAAGCTCTTATAGCTCCCCAGTCAATTCCAAAATAGAGCACTCATATcagtttgaatcatttacagaGTGGCGTGGGATTGAACAGCTGGTgtttgagaaataaaatgttttttttcccaatgaAGTTCAGAGTCACAGAGTCTCTGCTATAGGCTTCTAACAATGCATTCATCTTTCACATTACGACCTGCAGTGAATCTACAGGAATTTAACATTTCTACATCACAAAAGAAACCACAGGTCTGCGCTACCTTTACAAATGTAATTCATAGGATAAGGTTCAGCAGCAACAGAACCTTTTACACTCATGAAGTCTTGTAATCGATGTTGCAAAGACTGCTGTTGTCCAGGAGTAATAGTATATAGATTGAGAACTGCAGTGACAGCAAATAAGAGATTACTAAAGGTTTATTTTGTCTCGCCGGGATATGCAGACATCACACCCTACTGTATATCACCGGGGACTGAGAAAGCCCATGTTTACTGAATTAAGGAAAACAGCGTTACACTCTGATTATGGTGATCAAGATATCACTGTATACATACATCTTTACACACTGACACTCATATTTACACATGAACATACAAATAATACCAATTATCTTACATTATCTACATATATAGGACAAATAATAGCAAGGACGGTAGGCTGAAAACACTTTTACAGACTGCATGAACTTTAACTTTTAGCATCTTCTAGAATATTACGTAAGTGTACATGCCACTGTATAGTTATTCTCAATGCATTAATATACCGAGAGAATCGTAGCTACCAACTGATGTCATGTCTACATTATAGTACCTGAGAGTTTGGGACCTGAGGAGAAGTTTGCAAATTACACATGGTGTGAGGCTGATTATGATGTTATTCAGACTCAATATCTTTTAAAGCTACAAGAATACATTTGTTGGGCTGCTTGGGTGCAGCAGTAACAGGCCGTAATCACCATCTTATGACCGTTTAAGTTAATATGgcgaacttgttagcaaacagttccTTATTTACACAACCACTAGATACAGAGAAACATTATCATTCTTTTCaggccacctgatgaatgtagtttttttggtctctaccaactcttgagggaaatatctggctttttatcttcaaaatactttttatcTTCAAAATACTAGGTTTGTAGAGTTTTTCCGTTGGTAACAGCTGCCTGTCTTGTCTGAAAACAAGGCTTCAGAAAACTAAACCATTCTCTGAAAGACGCTGAAACACTCCGTAGAGTTGAGGGGAACTACAGAGTCCAGTGATAATCCTCGGTGGGTTCCTCACTATGACCGacacctttaaaaacacatgTTGTCATGTGAtccattattaatataaaaaaatattgattagagcagctttaaatcagtttttttgCAGTGTGGAAGTGTAGAGAAGTCACAATGCCACAGTGTTTAGATTATCATATAGTGAAAGGGAAACCTTAAGAATATATAATTGAACCgttaaatgaatgaattcaatacaaaataaatgaattgcaTGTCATGTGAAGATGATAAGTCTTAAACCAAGGTGAAACAGTTATTGTAAGTGACAACTCTGACACCTAATCCTACAAAAGGATCGTAACACATCGTTGAAACAATTTATGGCACTTTGTTTTGAAGGATAACATGTCGGTTAAGTCCTTGGTTGACAAAAATGATAAAGGAGGTGCTCCACCAAACAACAGCATGTCATCTTCCCACGATGTCGTTTTTCTCCTTCCACTGTAGGTCAGGCATGCTGAGAGggacaattttcttttttgtgggcTGAAGGGGTCACCAGCCTTAAtactttattaatttattaatactTTATTCATATCTTCAGCAGAGCTTTATCTTATTCTGTTAACTCAACAATTCTGAGGGATCACATGGAGTTTGTGCTTGTCTGCCTGATGGGCTGAAGTCAAACCTGAAACATGAAAACAACGTGTTATAAAACCTGAAgactttcattcattttatgaCATAACTACACTAATTGTCACAGTCTAACAATGGAAACAATTAAACTGGCACAGAAGAAAAGCGATTGGTTTCACAATACAGACACTGACGTCAACACACCTCTGTTTCCACCAGTAGTAAGCTGCTCCACCGGTAGCTGCAGTGAAGCcgatgaagaagaagatgatCCCCACAGCCATCTTCAGGTATTTAGCATTGAGTGAAAAGGTGTCTAAGTGAGAGAAATAATGAGTGAATCTGCTCACAGGTACAAGATCATCCACTTAGTTACGTATTCGATACTTTTCTAGGCCAGGAATCAAatgttgtatgttgtatatGAATTAGTTCATATTAAGGTAAACTGTGGACTAAGTGAAGTTTCTTTCTATTCTAGAAAACACACAACCGTGGGTATGAAGATAAGAAAAGGTGTCCTTCTCATTGTAGAAGGAAATTTCACCACGATTCCATTTTTACATCTGATGAAGCTTTTGCGAAATCTCAAGGATTACCTTTTTTCCTCCCTTTCACCTTTATTTTACTGGTGAATTTCAACTCACTCTTTCCCAAGCTGCTCCTTCCATTCAAAAATCTCACGTTTCAACACAGCTGGCAAACCAACCCATTGTTCGATGGTGTCAATATCTGCCACTCAGACTGAGTAGGTGACAATTCTGGTAGTAGTTATTTGAACTAAAGCGAGGGGGGCAGAGCAGGCAAGGTAGTTGAGCTTGAATCTTGGTTCAAAGCAGAGGTCGGCAACAGGCAGTCGATCAGCACAGGCAAATAAATCCAAAAAGGGAGTAGGCGGGGGGAACAACAGGCAGGCAGCCAAACAAGTACAGCAGTTGTAATGTTATGGCTACAGGGGGCACAATAGGCAACACTGGCATAAGGTATAATGATGGAATGAGGAGAAGGTGAGCAGGTGGGTGTGGAGGTCCAGTGCTGTGAAAACATAGGAACAACACACCAGGGACAACTGCTGGACAGAGAGAGATCAGCAGGTTTGGAAAGTTGTGTAAAATGGCTCGGGCCTGAGGTAAAGTAAGAATGTCTGAAGCTGaagggagggacagagagagattgCTCATGACAACCCACCAACTTCCATCCCAACCAatatgctgcattcatgtcacATCAGAACAATGGAggactctgtctgtctgaagggCGGGGGCAAGCACTCTAGAGAGAacgttattattataaataataattggGGCACCAGTGTATCAGAGTGATCATAATTACAAGTTTCCCACTTGTTAATAGTATTCACGTCAAAAGTGAAGCTCTCATATATCCGGCTTGgagcttaacccttgtgttgtcctcgggtcaaatttgacctgttttccaaaaaatattatatcagaaatatgtttctttcaaccaagtTGCACGCAAAAATAAATTAGATGCAagcatgtacgttgtatggaactcaaaacaaattacttttatttaattttgggTGTTTGATATTCACTTTTATAGCAAAATGgttaaaatggtttcaaaacagacaCACTGAAAACCAAGCAAATGTGGATGCCTAATGTTCAAAGTCTATCGTTATTGTAATTATCGTAATTAAACTCTAATTTAATAGATTCTGATTGTTCCATGAGATTTAACCAATGCGATTCCATCTGACTGCAATTCAATAAAGATAGATTCATTGGcaattaataacaatatttacAGAATGAAGTTACATTTTGACAATTAGACACATTTTCATACAATGCAGGCCTATGATGAGAGGAGATAGGACAGCATTCCCCGTCTAGACTCTGGTAATGGGGAAGAGCCAGCAGGTGGAAGATGGAATCGCATTGGTTAAATCTCATGGAACAATCAGAATCTATTAAATTAGAGTTTAATTACGATAATTACAATAACGATAGACTTTGAACATTAGGCATCCACATTTGCTTGGTTTTCAAGCAAGACTCAGTTATAACATGTGTGGTATTTAAATTTCATCACTAGTTGAGCGTGTTTTCTCTTCCAGGCTGACCCTTACCCCAGTCCACCTCCAGGCTCTCTCTGAGGCTGCTGTGCTCCACCCTGCAGCTCACCCTCTCCCCTCTTCTGGGTGTGAACTCCAGGTAAGAGTGCAGCTGGAAGCTCCAGTCTCCATTGGCCAAGACATCTGTAGACGACACATCAGTGGTGACCTCTACGCCATCTCTCAGCCAACTCAGCTTCACTTCCTGAGGGAAGAACCCAATAACGCTGCACTCAAGCATGGACCGCTTCCCGTAGTCAGCTGGCTTGGTCTCATGGACCTTGACAACCGGAGCCACTGGAGTGTAGAAATGATTAGAGCAAAAAATTAGCTGAATGACCTGCTGGATGTAGGGCCTGCTTCAAGGTAGAGTGCAGAAAAGTGAGTTAGGGGCTAAACAGTTTTCTTCAAACCATTTAATTAAATAATGGGGAGAGAacaattgtttcttttttccaatGAAGCAAATCAAACCAGAAGAAGTGGTGCTGTTAGGAGTGCAATATCCTGCTTTAAACCCTCCTCTACAAATCAGAACCTTACCTTTTCGATCCAGTGTGCTCCTTCTGAAGAATCTTGCGTTGTATCTGCAAAGAGTCTCCACTTCAACTTTTCTTTCATCCATTTTCCACTTCTGGCTGTTATAATGAGCAGCGTTCGTCATGCCATATTCTCCAAAGCCAACATACTTCCCAACCCGAGAGTCATACAGGGTGTTAATCTTCTGGTTAAATAGGTTTTTTACAAAGAAGACCATGTCGGTGATGTTGTCACCATACTCACAGTCATATATCATCTGATATACATAGCCACCTGTAACATACAGAAAACCAGTAAGTACAGACAACTGTGCAGGGGTGTCGGGAATGGGGGTGGAGGGGACTGAGTagagataatttggcgctaaagctgaaacgttgatgttggctttttggaaattcctcaaatctctttttgaaaacaaaccttatgttatgatgtgttgtacaattgtttcggtgcttgaagttagttagttagttcacCAAAGTCTTAGGGTTATATATGATTAAAGTAGGAAATAAATGTCGGAAATTAATTTTTGTAAcatcgctttttgagtaggagttttgtcaaacatcgttTGGATGCGCCGctgcgtcttttgtcctcagagggttaactaAGACTAACCAATAGTATCACACATAGGATGGGACAAAATAAACATCCTATGTGTGAACACCTTCCAATGAAATTATAGTTCTGCTATAATTGATAAAGCTCATGTTTTGGGTTTGGTAAGACCATTAAGAGGTTTGAATGAGTTTTGAGTTCATAGTTTGTGATGCTGTTAAGGTACAGTATCAGCCAGGTAAATGTGAATACATTCCCATAAACAACCCAAAACTGCAACAACTCATGAGCCAAAACACCTATAGATTAGATGTAGAGCACCACTTACAATACTTAAACCAAACCTGCCTAAGCACAATGTATCATAACATTTAATCCATTTAACGATAGCACTGacactttactaacattagcttgcattcgtttgggaacctgatactagagtttagattctctgcccgagcccgagcccaaCCCGAGCCCGGAGCCCAGCCGttattttccgccactatcctcaggccgggcccttgatcgagcatttgtgttttttttaatcattactttattagcctaattgggtggggagaaagctatgccataatcagaaatattatctatataggctatatttaggccaaagtaacaaatgtgtccaaaaaggttacacaagttggactacagttacaaaatgcaacacgtgtcaCGCACcgagtctcctcctctcgcacacatcacgccgggcctgctgggctgtatggtgtagcttaagtgcaacatggagcttgaggatgtaaagaaaaaaagaaaaacagaagaattacctttgagcaagtttggaggaaagtcggaggtatggaaccattttaaacaagtcgaggcagtgacaacatatgtgtcagctttgtcgagtgcattaggctaagtgcagcacgctgctcgcctatgacagcaaataaaacggggaATAAaactcttttgttacttctccaagcatgagggcgaagcaagccctcacagagaaatgcgtcgagttcaaacaactctgaattgtagttgagaacgtcagttataacggcccacgtattaaaaaagtgtcgggttgaaatcgggctcgggctcataattccagttaatgtgtcgggccgggccggtctcggacacaacgtgcacgggctcgggttgggtcgggcttgattttttgggccagatctaagctctacCTGATAcctgttagcaatgaaatgataccaaaataacgaaaacgtaaaactattattcaTTTTACATAGAGGTCATAACCAACATGttaactgaataaataaatgcaaatttgtaattgttttctaaagtaACCTCatcactggaaggaacactcatgGACGAAGTCGTTCTGGAAGCCATGTTAATCTTGGCATGAAGATAAAACACACtcagaatgggaggggctagaaagtaatattcagttggttgtcatatacaatttcaccgctagatgggagtaattcttacacaatgtagctttaatgaTCACATATATACTACAGGGTACAAGAAGCATTATGTAAAAGGGGAAGCTGCTGCTTTTCCCTCTTATCAAATTCTTTATATTCAGGGGTTATGTCTAGCTTGCCATGGCACatataatcattttttaaacttattctcttgtcacatttatttgtgtttttaactgATGTATGGGCAGTTCAGTCAACATAGGGCTATTTACAAAGGTACAAAGAGGCTAGATAGTTGCTGATGgtcacaaacacaacaaaagtATGTGATGTGGCAAGAAGTAAGAAAcattcaaaatgacatatacagtaaaaaaaatatagcagTATAGAGTATATAGAGTATCAGCAGCTCAGTTttacagtactttttttttaattgcattgtTAGGCATGTCTATCAACCTTTACCACTCATTAAACTAGCATAAATAATATAGCATACTTaaataaaagctaaaaaaaagacaggaatACATGAAGAAGCCTACCTGCTGGTGTACTGCAGAGTAAAACAGCAGAGATTGTGAGTTTGAGCAGAAAATAAAGTGCCATCATCTCTTAAACACTGAAATCATCACATGCTGCATGCAGACTCACTACTAAAACCCTTTCAAACCCTGAAACTAAACTACATCCTCTTTTCCCATAAATCAAGTGACTCAAATGCTTATGCAGAGATGAACAGGTCTTTCAGGTTTCGTCACagtcattgtttttgttgttggtatGAAACAATCCGATCACGATTGTTTGTGGTTCGTATCGTCACATCTACTGGCTTGACCTctgtgagttgattctgaaaCCAGTTACGAGATCTTGGAGAACAAAGCGACACAtagcagggttcagttcacaatgttttgaaggtttaatgagacacacaagaatatttacattttctaacaatccCTCCATTCACTTTAATGACGTGAAAGTAGATAGATAAGAAAGAGGCTCGACAGAAAAGAAGGACTGGTTCAAGGTAGGTTCATGCAGATAAATATTCAGGAAGGAAAATAGTGTAACAATTTATGATACTAATTTATGATACCTattaaaacagatgagagaggctttgttTGGCAGTTTTTAGAGCTGTCGTGCTAAAAATTATTTAATAGGAGATACATCTCAGCACCACAATTACATGCaaatgagaaaaacagaaacgtGGTCAGTGTAGTTTTACTTTTCTCATGCAGTGCCACGTCCGTTATTGGGGAAGTCAATTTCACTTCTGTACGCTTACTTGTCATTTATCTCTCTGCTAACCACTGAATATTTACTTAGATCTATTTTCAGTGTTTGAGATCTCAAATCCATCCTTCAGAAGCTCCACACACTTCCTCATTAAAAATGTGGCAGCTATCACTGTGGAAATAATTAGATTTAGGCCCGAGCCAAATAATTTCCGCAGAGAAAAGAGGCAGTGTAGAGCGTTGCCATTCTGTGCCAGTATTAACACACGCGCAAGCAGACATGACAAACATTATTTACTTATTATTCGTGTTAGACGGTCACCGTAGGAGCAGCAATATGCCCAAAAGCTAATTCTGTGCTGTGATAATTGATGGTGATTTTGTGAATGTGCCAGTGCTTGCACAGGCTGTTGTAATGAAAGGTTAATCAACACATGATCAAGACTGTaaaggggcgcctgggtagctcacctggtggagcgcgATACTGTAAGGAAACTGTTCTCTTTCATTTTACTGTGGTTTGCTTAGAACAGGAACAGAAATGTTCCACTTCCCTTTATGTGCTTTATTTGTACATGACAAACACATAAGCAGCAAACCTGATACTGTGCTACAATATGGCAAAACATGCATTTTctcatattataaaaaaaaaaaaaaatacactcttCTGTAAAGTGAAAGACAATCGTGTTAGACTATCTGTGCTAAGTCGATAATTTCTACTCCTTTAAAGCATAGAGTCCACTGCATACATTTTTTCAAGCAAATTTAGAAATAGAAACGGGAGCCTAAACTAATGATTCCTCAaattcttaaaggaatagttaaaCATTTTGGGATAATTCACCGGCACCTCTAAGCTAAAAAATGAACTTGTTAGCTAAAAAGCTATtgcgtaaaaaaacaacaatattccGTTTTATGGGGGGTTATGTTCTGGAATATTTCTTTCTAACTAGTGAGCGttaaaggtgctggtaggtggactTTGTTGctgttggacagagccaggctagtcgtttccccctgtttccagtctttgagctaagctaagctaagcatcTCAtgactgtagctttatatttagaaTACAGACAGGAGAGTGTTATTGTTCTTCTCATCTAAATCTCTGCCATAAAGCGAAAAAAGCGTGTttgccaaaatgtcaaactatagctttaagtgaTGTGGTTTTAGCTCaggtttacattcagtgttgttgtgcatgtgaaagaaaaacatacagatacagacaacataaaacattgcaggtttaaaaaaatagataaagctaagatgaaaaatacatttcactCCACCTCGCAACCAGAGGAAAAACACATGGGGAAAAAGATAACGTGATTACACATCTGACATCGAAATTCAGATGTCAATTGTCTTAATGCGTGTTACGCCTGTCAGGACTTGTTGGCTTTCATGATGAACCAGAGTCCTGTGACAACTCCAATCAGCCCCAGGATCACACCAGCAACACACACTGCTGTCTCTACAACCTGCTGGTCTGTGGGTACTGTGGCAACCTctgtggaaaacaaacagacagaaagcaaaAGGGGGTTTTACACATAGGATTTTTTGAAAGCTGAATCCAGTCGTCACTAAAGCTACTTGTAGCCAACATTTTGTGTCAATAAAATCCTGCCAAATATCACTTGCTGATATTAAATATCTAACAAAAGTCCTAAGTTACCATCTATCACCTGAAGCCATTGAAAAGTCAAGTCAGtgtttattgtcatatgcatGGTTAAAAGCAAGTCTCCATGTACAATGAAATTCTTCCTTTGCCTTCCAGTCTGAATGCCATTTACAAGGAAACATGAGGTATAAAGAATTAAATAcaagaaaataataaagaaaactaCGTATAATATACAGACATTTCTGTGCAACATTCTTTGCATTCTACTACAGTTAAAAATGATTAATGTATTTAATAAATTGCGTTGAGCAAAAGATGCCACTAGATGAAAAATGAAGAATTACACAAAGTGGTTCATCCTGAGGTAGACAAGAATATGTGTACTGTACCAAATATCATGGAAAATCtgtccaatagttgttgaaGCTTTtactaaaaactaaatatgtcaACCTGGTTGGTTTACAGGAGAAGTCAGAAGATCACCaatcagtaggattcatcctctggggaccataaaTGTCTGCACAAAAGTCCATGCCAACCCATCCAATAgttagatatttcagtctggacccgTAGTGGACGACAAACCGGCACACAGACATTACCGTCATTATGGGCCAGCTACATTGCACGCGTAACATATGCAGAGCAGATGTTCCGACATTACGCTTCTactataatcaatgaaactggctacTGGCATAGTGGTGCGTATGCTCTGCGGAAATCCGTTCTAAAAGCGTAAAAATAGGacagtcttctatttatattttttaacgcAAGGTGTGTGcggcccttttacacaga
This sequence is a window from Sander vitreus isolate 19-12246 chromosome 6, sanVit1, whole genome shotgun sequence. Protein-coding genes within it:
- the LOC144519221 gene encoding vitelline membrane outer layer protein 1-like — encoded protein: MASLFTVVAMLAVLSSGLCEEKTFLQRAGVAFNSRQYSSLLTVNNGEQFGNWTWPEMCPEKFFAVGFSVRVESNQYAADDTALNGIRLICAKDGSRSFLYSIESHTGYFGDWTQPQYCPSGMLSSFQIRVEPHQGLFGDDTAINNIKFRCSSNPTLEGAGMDWGEYGHWSQECHDGGICGIETKMEEYQYGLDDSSLNDVRFHCCAKPQQ
- the LOC144519218 gene encoding rano class II histocompatibility antigen, A beta chain-like isoform X1; the protein is MMALYFLLKLTISAVLLCSTPAGGYVYQMIYDCEYGDNITDMVFFVKNLFNQKINTLYDSRVGKYVGFGEYGMTNAAHYNSQKWKMDERKVEVETLCRYNARFFRRSTLDRKVAPVVKVHETKPADYGKRSMLECSVIGFFPQEVKLSWLRDGVEVTTDVSSTDVLANGDWSFQLHSYLEFTPRRGERVSCRVEHSSLRESLEVDWDTFSLNAKYLKMAVGIIFFFIGFTAATGGAAYYWWKQRFDFSPSGRQAQTPCDPSELLS
- the LOC144519218 gene encoding HLA class II histocompatibility antigen, DR beta 4 chain-like isoform X2 produces the protein MIYDCEYGDNITDMVFFVKNLFNQKINTLYDSRVGKYVGFGEYGMTNAAHYNSQKWKMDERKVEVETLCRYNARFFRRSTLDRKVAPVVKVHETKPADYGKRSMLECSVIGFFPQEVKLSWLRDGVEVTTDVSSTDVLANGDWSFQLHSYLEFTPRRGERVSCRVEHSSLRESLEVDWDTFSLNAKYLKMAVGIIFFFIGFTAATGGAAYYWWKQRFDFSPSGRQAQTPCDPSELLS